In Gemmatimonadota bacterium, one DNA window encodes the following:
- a CDS encoding hydantoinase/oxoprolinase family protein — protein sequence MAARGLAAGVDVGGTFTDCAAIDTEGVVRASKVLTTPEDQGVGVVAALTALGEPAGAVTRLVHGTTVVTNLLLERTGARVVLCATAGATDLLELRRQDRAALYDLAAQHPAPLVPSERVVAVDERREPGRVAKALTPDEMRRVVTDALALAPDVVVVALLHAYEDAAHEQALADAFRAAAPALTVVLATDVLPEIREYERTATAVAEGYARPGVQRYLERLGDRLRAARFPAPAVMTSGGGMRAAADAAQHAASLALSGPAGGIVGAAAVLRAAGIANGLTIDIGGTSADAGLILGGEPLVEAGGAVAGVPIALPRVLVETVSAGGGSIAWIDEGGALRVGPRSAGARPGPVAFGRGGTEPTVTDAQIVLGRIGSGGWSGGVALDVIAARAAIGRLADRLGAGAERTAEAIIGAADAEMARALRRVSVDRGVDPRDCALVGFGGGGPLHACALADALRMRTVLVPPFAGVLSAVGLAIAPERREVAMSLLAPASALGAPAFRAACDALAARVAGAERRWSLRMRYVGQGHELEVRGAPGDAGDDLAARFEAAHQALYGFTLARPVESVSLRHVASDPGARAVFARDAAREAYDDVRDIDHGGPAAVSTLSGPRAVTLPDATLWIATGWRASALAIGGWRLDREDA from the coding sequence ATGGCCGCCCGCGGCCTTGCCGCAGGGGTCGACGTCGGCGGCACCTTCACCGACTGCGCCGCGATCGACACGGAGGGCGTGGTGCGCGCCTCGAAGGTGCTCACCACGCCGGAGGACCAGGGTGTCGGCGTGGTGGCCGCGCTCACCGCCCTCGGCGAACCGGCTGGTGCCGTGACGCGGCTCGTGCACGGCACCACCGTCGTGACGAACCTGCTCCTCGAGCGGACGGGCGCGCGGGTCGTCCTCTGCGCGACCGCCGGCGCCACCGACCTCCTCGAACTCCGTCGTCAGGATCGCGCCGCGCTCTACGACCTCGCGGCACAGCATCCCGCGCCGCTCGTGCCTTCCGAGCGGGTGGTCGCCGTGGACGAACGGCGTGAACCGGGGCGCGTGGCGAAGGCGCTCACGCCGGACGAGATGCGCCGCGTGGTGACCGACGCCCTCGCGCTCGCGCCGGATGTGGTCGTCGTCGCGCTGCTCCATGCGTACGAGGACGCCGCGCACGAGCAGGCACTGGCCGACGCGTTCCGTGCCGCGGCTCCCGCCCTCACCGTCGTGCTCGCCACCGACGTCCTGCCCGAGATCCGGGAGTACGAGCGCACCGCGACCGCCGTCGCCGAGGGATATGCGCGGCCCGGCGTGCAACGGTACCTCGAGCGGCTCGGCGACCGGTTGCGGGCCGCGCGATTCCCCGCGCCCGCCGTCATGACCTCCGGCGGCGGGATGCGGGCCGCGGCCGATGCGGCGCAGCATGCGGCCTCGCTCGCGCTCTCGGGGCCGGCCGGTGGCATCGTCGGCGCGGCCGCGGTGCTGCGGGCCGCCGGTATCGCCAACGGCCTCACGATCGACATCGGCGGCACCAGTGCCGATGCCGGGCTCATCCTCGGCGGTGAACCGCTCGTCGAGGCGGGCGGTGCGGTGGCCGGCGTGCCGATCGCATTGCCGCGCGTGCTCGTCGAGACGGTCTCTGCCGGTGGCGGCAGCATCGCGTGGATCGACGAAGGGGGCGCGTTGCGCGTGGGGCCGCGCAGTGCCGGCGCGCGCCCCGGCCCCGTCGCGTTCGGCCGCGGCGGCACCGAGCCCACCGTGACCGATGCGCAGATCGTCCTCGGCCGCATCGGCTCCGGCGGGTGGAGCGGGGGCGTGGCGCTCGACGTCATCGCGGCGCGCGCCGCCATCGGCCGGCTCGCCGATCGATTGGGCGCCGGCGCCGAGCGCACCGCCGAGGCGATCATCGGCGCGGCCGACGCGGAGATGGCGCGGGCGCTGCGCCGCGTGAGCGTGGACCGCGGCGTCGACCCGCGCGACTGCGCGCTCGTCGGCTTCGGGGGTGGCGGGCCGTTGCACGCCTGCGCGCTCGCCGACGCGCTCCGCATGCGGACGGTGCTGGTGCCGCCCTTCGCCGGCGTGCTGAGCGCGGTGGGGCTCGCCATCGCGCCCGAGCGGCGCGAGGTGGCGATGAGCCTCCTCGCGCCGGCGAGCGCGCTCGGGGCGCCGGCCTTCCGCGCGGCGTGCGACGCGCTCGCCGCGCGGGTGGCGGGAGCGGAGCGACGCTGGTCGCTGCGGATGCGCTACGTCGGACAGGGACACGAACTCGAGGTGCGCGGTGCTCCGGGCGACGCGGGCGACGACCTCGCCGCACGGTTCGAGGCCGCGCACCAGGCGCTCTACGGCTTCACCCTCGCGCGTCCCGTCGAGAGCGTCTCGCTGCGGCACGTCGCGAGCGACCCCGGTGCACGGGCGGTCTTCGCGCGCGACGCGGCGCGCGAGGCGTACGACGACGTGCGCGACATCGACCATGGCGGCCCTGCCGCGGTGTCGACGCTCTCCGGTCCCCGCGCCGTCACCTTGCCGGACGCGACG
- a CDS encoding DUF4105 domain-containing protein — MRVARAARGALLVLGMLAARGRMLHAQAANAADPFPFGGASLRVSVLTIGPGNEVFERFGHNALRIQDALSGMDLAYNWGMFSFEDPNFLGRFLSGDTRYWVEAFPSSWLIEAYASQDRKVTEQVLALTEAQRTAIAALVVENARPDRKFYAYDYYRDNCSTRVRDALDAVLGGALRKRFTIMTTEWSYRSESVRLTTPDGLAQAGIELALGPRADIPMTAWQAMFIPMRLRDYLRDVTVPGADGAPVPLVASEAVLFEAKRAPEPAERRGLTLGAWGPILGAWMLLLTPLAAAQRRRTRIPAAVMASLWYGLTGLVGAIILAMWLGSAHVFWYRNYNLLLVSPLGLVAMVPVARAILRGRATPVAQGFVLAMLAQCALALVATLLGPQRLAGPLLLLLPAHLGLAVAFWRHTTPGAAHTPAAP; from the coding sequence GTGAGGGTGGCACGTGCGGCGCGCGGGGCCCTGCTCGTGCTCGGCATGCTCGCGGCGCGCGGTCGGATGCTCCACGCGCAGGCCGCCAACGCGGCCGACCCGTTCCCGTTCGGGGGCGCCTCCCTCCGGGTCTCGGTCCTCACCATCGGCCCCGGGAACGAGGTCTTCGAGCGGTTCGGGCACAACGCGCTCCGCATCCAGGACGCGCTCTCCGGGATGGATCTCGCCTACAACTGGGGGATGTTCTCGTTCGAGGATCCCAACTTCCTCGGACGGTTCCTGAGCGGCGACACGCGCTACTGGGTCGAGGCGTTCCCCTCGTCCTGGCTCATCGAGGCGTACGCGTCCCAGGACCGGAAGGTGACCGAGCAGGTCCTCGCCCTCACCGAGGCGCAACGCACGGCGATCGCCGCGCTGGTGGTCGAGAACGCCCGGCCCGACCGGAAGTTCTATGCCTACGACTACTACCGCGACAACTGCTCCACGCGCGTGCGTGACGCGCTCGACGCCGTCCTCGGCGGCGCGCTGCGGAAGCGCTTCACGATCATGACCACCGAGTGGTCGTATCGCTCCGAGTCGGTGCGCCTCACCACGCCGGACGGACTCGCGCAGGCGGGGATCGAGCTCGCGCTCGGGCCCCGCGCCGACATCCCCATGACCGCGTGGCAGGCGATGTTCATCCCGATGCGCCTCAGGGATTACCTGCGCGACGTCACGGTGCCCGGCGCGGATGGTGCGCCGGTGCCGCTCGTGGCATCGGAGGCCGTCCTGTTCGAGGCGAAGCGGGCGCCCGAGCCGGCCGAACGGCGCGGCCTCACGCTCGGCGCCTGGGGACCCATCCTCGGGGCCTGGATGCTGCTGCTCACGCCGCTGGCCGCTGCGCAGCGCCGTCGCACCCGCATTCCCGCGGCCGTCATGGCCTCGCTCTGGTACGGCCTCACCGGCCTCGTCGGCGCGATCATCCTCGCGATGTGGCTCGGGTCGGCGCACGTCTTCTGGTATCGCAACTACAACCTGCTCCTCGTCTCGCCGCTCGGTCTCGTCGCGATGGTGCCGGTGGCGCGGGCGATCCTGCGGGGCCGCGCCACGCCGGTCGCACAGGGCTTCGTGCTCGCGATGCTCGCGCAGTGCGCCCTCGCGCTCGTCGCGACGCTCCTCGGCCCGCAGCGGCTCGCCGGACCGCTCCTCCTCCTGCTGCCGGCGCATCTCGGACTCGCGGTCGCCTTCTGGCGCCACACGACGCCCGGCGCCGCGCACACGCCCGCGGCGCCCTGA
- a CDS encoding Gfo/Idh/MocA family oxidoreductase — protein sequence MPPTPTSSLRIGVLGLGAIAQTAHLPVLSKMRGVQLAALCDNDAAKARSLAQRFGVRDICTDVEELLELKDIDAVVVTTPNHLHEVHVLSALRARKHVMCERPLGIGARAIERIITAAEKAKKVVMVANNHRFRLDAQALDGFVRGGELGKIRSVRAGAYRRRVQQAPWRLRRAEAGGGAFLELGLPLLDLAGWLLDFPRVERVSATMERGRGANAVEESAIVLIECQGGFTVTIDVHANYVGEDQRWWFELIGTSGSARLNPLRLIKEIHGTPVDVSPTGAQMRDTAFIQSYRSELAHFVAVARGDAPYEPPRDQIRVYKLLDMIYKAADDAKELRP from the coding sequence GTGCCGCCCACTCCCACTTCGTCGCTGCGCATCGGGGTCCTCGGCCTCGGGGCCATCGCCCAGACCGCGCATCTGCCGGTGCTCAGCAAGATGCGCGGCGTCCAGCTCGCCGCGCTCTGTGACAACGATGCCGCGAAGGCCCGGTCGCTCGCCCAGCGCTTCGGCGTGCGCGACATCTGCACCGACGTCGAGGAACTGCTCGAGCTGAAGGACATCGATGCGGTCGTGGTGACCACGCCCAACCACCTGCACGAGGTGCACGTCCTCTCGGCGTTGCGCGCGCGGAAGCACGTGATGTGCGAGCGGCCGTTGGGCATCGGCGCGCGGGCCATCGAGCGGATCATCACGGCGGCGGAGAAGGCGAAGAAGGTGGTGATGGTCGCGAACAACCATCGCTTCCGGCTCGATGCGCAGGCGCTCGACGGCTTCGTGCGCGGCGGGGAACTCGGCAAGATCCGCTCGGTGCGCGCCGGCGCCTATCGACGGCGCGTGCAGCAGGCCCCCTGGCGGCTGCGCCGCGCCGAGGCCGGCGGCGGTGCCTTCCTCGAGCTCGGCCTGCCGCTGCTCGACCTCGCCGGCTGGTTGCTCGACTTCCCGCGCGTCGAGCGCGTGAGCGCCACCATGGAGCGCGGACGCGGCGCGAACGCGGTCGAGGAGTCGGCGATCGTGCTCATCGAGTGCCAGGGCGGCTTCACGGTCACCATCGACGTGCACGCCAACTACGTCGGCGAGGACCAGCGCTGGTGGTTCGAGCTCATCGGCACCTCCGGCTCGGCGCGGCTCAATCCGCTGCGGCTCATCAAGGAGATCCACGGCACGCCGGTGGACGTCTCGCCCACCGGCGCGCAGATGCGCGACACGGCCTTCATCCAGAGCTACCGCTCCGAACTCGCGCACTTCGTCGCCGTCGCGCGCGGGGATGCGCCGTACGAGCCACCGCGCGACCAGATCCGCGTGTACAAGCTGCTCGACATGATCTACAAGGCGGCCGACGACGCGAAAGAGCTGCGGCCGTGA
- a CDS encoding SpoIID/LytB domain-containing protein → MNVTRHGPTLVLAVLVALAACFSRPYPEEGGSLFPGPRQEPPRTAVDTAPAIDPLPQDLAPPAPVAGTGPLVRVGLRVARDTARLDATTAWRLLDAQGGVLVRARATERWHIERRGAQLRAARADGIATGWQDAPLMQFPDEGGELRVAAKGYRGAIAWVATDSGVLAVNHVQLEDYLRGVVPLEIGERSPGERAAVQAQAIAARSYVVTRLLQARAGIARSPDFEVVASVGDQVYGGRGAERPLADEAVAATAGLVLRIGTRVVNAPFYSTCGGETAAAEEVWRTGGESHLHRVSDRIPGTDRFYCDIAPRFAWTRAWTAAELDAVVRRYLGAYAAVGGSGPGKVTDITIEDRTPSGRVGTLVIRTDRGSYRLRGNDSRSVLRSTGGELLNSSYFSVTTERDDGRLVRAVIRGNGYGHGVGMCQWGAIGRARTGQDVRTILRTYYPGTIVGPVPPGQLTP, encoded by the coding sequence GTGAACGTGACGCGGCACGGGCCGACGCTGGTCCTGGCCGTCCTCGTCGCGCTGGCCGCCTGCTTCTCGCGGCCGTATCCGGAGGAGGGCGGCTCGCTCTTCCCCGGTCCGCGACAGGAGCCGCCGCGCACCGCGGTCGACACCGCGCCCGCGATCGACCCGCTCCCGCAGGATCTCGCGCCTCCCGCACCCGTGGCCGGCACCGGTCCGCTGGTGCGCGTGGGCCTGCGCGTCGCGCGCGACACCGCCCGCCTGGACGCCACGACGGCCTGGCGACTCCTCGATGCGCAGGGCGGCGTGCTCGTGCGCGCGCGCGCGACCGAGCGGTGGCACATCGAGCGCCGCGGTGCGCAGCTCCGCGCCGCGCGCGCCGACGGCATCGCGACCGGGTGGCAGGACGCTCCGCTCATGCAGTTCCCGGACGAGGGCGGCGAACTCCGCGTGGCGGCCAAGGGGTATCGCGGCGCGATCGCCTGGGTCGCGACCGACAGCGGCGTGCTGGCGGTGAACCACGTCCAGCTGGAGGACTACCTCCGCGGGGTGGTGCCGCTCGAGATCGGCGAGCGGTCGCCGGGGGAACGCGCCGCGGTGCAGGCGCAGGCGATCGCGGCCCGGTCGTACGTGGTGACGCGCCTGCTGCAGGCGCGCGCCGGGATCGCACGGAGTCCGGACTTCGAGGTCGTGGCGTCGGTCGGCGACCAGGTCTACGGTGGGCGCGGCGCGGAGCGGCCGCTCGCCGACGAGGCCGTCGCGGCCACGGCGGGGCTCGTCCTGCGCATCGGGACACGGGTGGTGAATGCGCCATTCTATTCGACCTGCGGGGGCGAGACGGCGGCCGCCGAGGAGGTGTGGCGCACCGGGGGCGAGTCGCACCTGCACCGCGTGAGTGACCGTATCCCCGGCACCGACCGGTTCTACTGCGACATCGCCCCGCGGTTCGCTTGGACGCGCGCCTGGACGGCCGCTGAGCTCGACGCCGTGGTGCGGCGCTATCTCGGCGCCTACGCCGCGGTCGGCGGCAGTGGTCCCGGGAAAGTGACCGACATCACCATCGAGGACCGCACGCCGAGCGGCCGGGTAGGGACGTTGGTCATCCGCACCGACCGGGGCAGCTATCGCCTGCGCGGGAACGACTCGCGCTCGGTTCTGCGCTCGACCGGTGGCGAGCTGTTGAACAGCTCGTATTTTTCGGTGACGACCGAGCGCGACGACGGGCGCTTGGTCCGGGCGGTGATCCGCGGCAACGGGTACGGGCATGGCGTGGGGATGTGCCAGTGGGGCGCGATCGGTCGCGCGCGCACCGGGCAGGACGTCCGCACGATCCTTCGTACCTACTATCCCGGCACCATCGTCGGCCCGGTCCCCCCCGGGCAACTCACCCCGTAA
- the rimO gene encoding 30S ribosomal protein S12 methylthiotransferase RimO yields MRFRVITLGCDKNTVDSERYLAQLVDHGGVQVDDAADAELIIVNTCGFIDAAKAESIDAIVAAGRMKEQGSATAVVAVGCMVERHKQELVEALPEVDLFLGASEGDRLIPLLHERGLIGDPVTQHPGVRLYAGDTPFVRYLKVSEGCDHGCAFCAIPLMRGKHRSFALDDIVKEAQLLELQGAREVNLVAQDLAHWGRDLRDRPERLPELLEALLRETSIPWLRNMYLYSAGITPRLLEVIAGAPRITRYLDMPIQHASDAVLERMRRPERQRSIREKVARFRDAVPGVAIRTTTIVGFPGETEADFQQLLAFLREIEFERVGVFTYSPQDGTRGAELDDDVPEIVKRERLEQVQELQRHITAERYEWRIGQVAPALVLEAGTGAEPAIARMPWQADDIDGVTRVVTDAAPGSLIEVEVTEVVDDYDFEARALGLLSAPPPRAPEGRQGRALPMAGASMGSFGR; encoded by the coding sequence ATGAGATTCCGCGTCATCACCCTGGGCTGCGACAAGAACACCGTCGACAGCGAGCGCTACCTGGCGCAGCTCGTCGATCATGGTGGGGTCCAGGTCGATGACGCCGCGGACGCCGAGCTGATCATCGTCAACACCTGCGGCTTCATCGACGCGGCCAAGGCCGAGTCGATCGATGCCATCGTCGCCGCCGGCCGCATGAAGGAGCAGGGGAGCGCCACCGCGGTCGTCGCGGTCGGCTGCATGGTCGAGCGCCACAAGCAGGAACTCGTCGAGGCGCTCCCCGAGGTCGACCTCTTCCTCGGCGCCTCCGAAGGGGATCGTCTCATCCCGCTGCTCCACGAGCGGGGACTCATCGGCGACCCGGTCACGCAGCACCCGGGCGTCCGGCTCTACGCGGGCGACACGCCGTTCGTGCGCTACCTCAAGGTGAGCGAGGGCTGCGATCACGGCTGCGCCTTCTGCGCGATCCCGCTCATGCGCGGGAAGCACCGCTCCTTCGCGCTCGACGACATCGTGAAGGAGGCGCAGCTCCTCGAGCTGCAGGGCGCGCGCGAGGTGAACCTCGTCGCGCAGGACCTCGCGCACTGGGGGCGCGACCTCCGCGATCGTCCCGAGCGGCTCCCCGAGCTGCTCGAGGCGCTGCTCCGCGAGACGTCGATCCCGTGGCTCCGCAACATGTACCTCTACTCGGCGGGCATCACGCCGCGCCTGCTCGAGGTCATCGCCGGGGCGCCGCGCATCACGCGCTACCTCGACATGCCGATCCAGCATGCGAGCGATGCCGTGCTGGAGCGGATGCGGCGGCCGGAGCGCCAGCGGTCGATCCGCGAGAAGGTCGCGCGCTTCCGCGACGCCGTCCCCGGCGTCGCGATCCGCACCACCACCATCGTCGGCTTCCCCGGGGAGACCGAGGCGGACTTCCAGCAGTTGCTCGCCTTCCTCCGCGAGATCGAGTTCGAGCGCGTGGGCGTCTTCACCTACTCGCCGCAGGACGGGACGCGCGGCGCCGAGCTCGACGACGATGTCCCCGAGATCGTGAAGCGCGAGCGGCTCGAACAGGTGCAGGAACTCCAGCGACACATCACGGCCGAACGCTACGAGTGGCGCATCGGGCAGGTGGCGCCGGCGCTGGTGCTCGAAGCGGGGACGGGCGCCGAGCCCGCGATCGCGCGAATGCCGTGGCAGGCCGACGACATCGATGGCGTGACGCGTGTCGTCACCGACGCCGCGCCAGGGAGCCTCATCGAGGTCGAGGTCACCGAGGTGGTCGACGACTACGACTTCGAGGCGCGGGCGCTCGGCCTGCTGTCGGCACCGCCGCCGCGCGCACCCGAGGGACGGCAGGGCCGTGCCCTGCCGATGGCGGGCGCGTCGATGGGGAGCTTCGGCCGGTGA
- a CDS encoding YajQ family cyclic di-GMP-binding protein — MSKDASFDITTSVDLQEVDNAVNQSAKEIAQRYDFKDAKLATVELKRAEGLIKLSSDTDMRLRAMWDILQSKLIKRGVPVKNLDAGEPTPGGGDTWHRDITLKQALDGETCKKVVAAIKAQKFKKVQASIQGDTVRVVSPSRDELQAVMTFLRGEDFDVQLGFGNYR, encoded by the coding sequence ATGTCCAAGGACGCCAGTTTCGACATCACGACCTCCGTCGACCTGCAGGAGGTCGACAATGCCGTCAATCAGTCGGCCAAGGAGATCGCGCAGCGCTACGACTTCAAGGACGCGAAGCTCGCGACCGTCGAGCTCAAGCGCGCCGAGGGGCTCATCAAGCTCTCGAGCGACACCGACATGCGGCTCCGCGCCATGTGGGACATCCTGCAGTCCAAGCTCATCAAGCGCGGCGTGCCGGTGAAGAACCTTGATGCGGGCGAGCCGACGCCCGGCGGCGGCGACACCTGGCATCGCGACATCACCCTCAAGCAGGCCCTCGACGGCGAGACATGCAAGAAGGTCGTCGCCGCCATCAAGGCGCAGAAGTTCAAGAAGGTGCAGGCCTCCATCCAGGGTGACACCGTCCGCGTCGTCAGTCCGTCGCGCGACGAGTTGCAGGCGGTCATGACCTTCCTGCGCGGCGAGGACTTCGACGTCCAGCTCGGCTTCGGCAACTACCGATGA
- a CDS encoding RNA polymerase sigma factor RpoD/SigA codes for MRVRRTNGTPHKRHLHDEGSLDQYLRDISVFPLISREEEVRLAQRIRTDDQEALDTLVRSNLRFVVSVAKKYQNQGVSLSDLINEGNLGLIRAAHKFDETKGIKFISYAVWWIRQAILQALAEQSRIVRVPLNRAGALHRIGKRANALLQELGREATHAEIADGMEITEEEVAKTMAISQTHLSLDAPMSPGEDNRLLDYLPDTQSATPDQETEDKALSESVHEALAGLKERESKILRLYFGLDGSDPMTLEQIGAVLNITRERVRQIKEKALSRLRHVSRARALESYLG; via the coding sequence ATGCGCGTGAGACGGACGAACGGCACGCCGCACAAGCGGCACCTGCATGACGAGGGCTCGCTCGACCAATACCTGCGCGACATCAGCGTCTTCCCGCTGATCTCGCGCGAGGAGGAGGTGCGCCTCGCCCAGCGGATCCGCACCGACGACCAGGAGGCGCTCGACACCCTCGTGCGCTCCAACCTCCGCTTCGTCGTGTCGGTCGCCAAGAAGTACCAGAACCAGGGCGTCTCCCTCTCCGACCTGATCAACGAGGGCAACCTCGGCCTCATCCGCGCCGCCCACAAGTTCGACGAGACCAAGGGGATCAAGTTCATCTCCTACGCCGTCTGGTGGATCCGGCAGGCGATCCTCCAGGCCCTCGCCGAGCAGAGTCGCATCGTGCGGGTGCCCCTCAACCGCGCCGGCGCGCTGCACCGCATCGGCAAGCGCGCCAACGCGCTCCTCCAGGAGCTGGGCCGCGAGGCGACGCACGCCGAGATCGCCGACGGGATGGAGATCACGGAGGAGGAGGTCGCCAAGACGATGGCGATCTCGCAGACCCACCTCTCGCTCGACGCGCCGATGTCGCCGGGCGAGGACAACCGCCTCCTCGACTACCTGCCCGACACGCAGAGCGCGACGCCCGATCAGGAGACCGAGGACAAGGCGCTCTCCGAATCGGTCCACGAGGCGCTCGCCGGCCTGAAGGAGCGCGAGTCCAAGATCCTGCGCCTCTACTTCGGACTCGACGGGTCCGACCCGATGACCCTCGAGCAGATCGGCGCCGTGCTGAACATCACGCGCGAGCGGGTGCGCCAGATCAAGGAGAAGGCGCTGTCGAGGCTGCGTCACGTCTCGCGGGCGCGGGCGCTCGAATCCTACCTGGGATGA
- the lepB gene encoding signal peptidase I: protein MSDQAPASPKSRRIGAVLWDWAKSVQLAILIFLLARAFLFEMFKIPSGSMEGTLLVGDFLIVNKLLYGAEVPVLNERLPAVRAPGVGDVVVFQWPEDPTKNFVKRLVGMPRDTLEMKQGILYRNGIAQRERYATHRDLDFDPAAEDFRWQRDYVAPGIDVRRYHPSRNNWGPLVVPLAHYFMLGDNRDNSLDSRYWGFVHDSLVRGSPVMVYYSYSPDTAEAFDWLTRVRWKRLGERIQ, encoded by the coding sequence ATGAGCGATCAGGCCCCCGCATCCCCCAAGTCTCGCCGCATCGGCGCCGTCCTCTGGGACTGGGCCAAATCCGTCCAGCTCGCCATCCTGATCTTCCTCCTCGCCCGCGCCTTCCTGTTCGAGATGTTCAAGATCCCGAGCGGATCGATGGAAGGCACCCTGCTCGTCGGCGACTTCCTCATCGTCAACAAGCTCCTCTACGGCGCGGAAGTCCCAGTCCTGAATGAGCGCCTCCCCGCCGTCCGCGCCCCCGGCGTCGGTGACGTCGTCGTCTTCCAGTGGCCCGAGGATCCCACCAAGAACTTCGTCAAGCGCCTCGTCGGCATGCCACGCGACACGCTCGAGATGAAGCAGGGCATCCTCTATCGCAACGGCATCGCCCAGCGCGAACGCTACGCCACGCATCGGGACCTCGATTTCGATCCCGCCGCCGAGGACTTCCGCTGGCAGCGCGACTACGTCGCCCCCGGCATCGACGTGCGGCGATATCATCCGTCCCGCAACAATTGGGGCCCGCTCGTCGTGCCCCTCGCGCACTACTTCATGCTGGGTGACAATCGGGACAACTCGCTCGACAGCCGGTACTGGGGCTTCGTGCATGACTCGCTCGTCCGCGGCAGCCCCGTCATGGTCTACTACAGCTACTCCCCCGACACCGCGGAGGCCTTCGACTGGCTGACGCGTGTCCGCTGGAAGCGGCTGGGCGAACGGATCCAGTGA
- a CDS encoding aldehyde dehydrogenase family protein, protein MTTFKNFINGEWVAPSTDAWFENTNPANTADVIGRFPKSGAADVQRAVESAKRGFERWKRMPAPARGDILRRVGEILSARKEELADLMTREMGKPLAETRGDVQEGIDTAFYAAVEGRRLFGHTVPSELRSKWAMSFRRPIGVAGIITPFNFPLAIPTWKMFPALVCGNACIFKPAEDVPHTGHVLVEILLEAGLPPEVIQLVHGDGEVGKAIVDHPEIPLLSFTGSTETGSKVGETAGRMHKRLSLEMGGKNAQIVLDDAKLDLALDGVLWGAFGTTGQRCTATSRLILQDGIHDQFLAKLKERASQLKLGDGRKAGTDVGPVIHADSISKIERYVEIGLSEGAELVMGGQRAHGAGLEKGFFFQPTIFAGVKAGMRIEQEEIFGPVLSVIRVKDADEAFKVNNGVKYGLSSSLYTQDVNLAFRAINELDNGITYINAPTIGAEAHLPFGGVKQTGNGHREGGWEVYEFYSETKVAYLDYSGSLQRAQIDNY, encoded by the coding sequence ATGACGACCTTCAAGAATTTCATCAACGGCGAGTGGGTGGCCCCCTCCACCGACGCCTGGTTCGAGAACACCAATCCGGCGAACACCGCCGACGTGATCGGCCGCTTCCCCAAGTCCGGCGCGGCGGACGTGCAGCGCGCCGTCGAGTCGGCCAAGCGCGGCTTCGAGCGCTGGAAGCGCATGCCGGCCCCCGCCCGTGGCGACATCCTCCGCCGCGTCGGCGAGATCCTCTCCGCGCGCAAGGAGGAACTCGCCGACCTGATGACCCGCGAGATGGGCAAGCCGCTCGCCGAGACGCGTGGCGACGTGCAGGAGGGCATCGACACGGCCTTCTACGCCGCGGTCGAGGGACGCCGCCTCTTCGGGCACACGGTCCCCAGCGAACTCCGCTCCAAGTGGGCGATGAGCTTCCGCCGCCCGATCGGTGTCGCCGGCATCATCACGCCGTTCAACTTCCCGCTCGCCATCCCGACGTGGAAGATGTTCCCCGCGCTCGTCTGCGGGAACGCTTGCATCTTCAAGCCGGCCGAGGACGTGCCGCACACCGGCCATGTCCTCGTCGAGATCCTCCTCGAGGCGGGGCTGCCGCCCGAGGTGATCCAGCTCGTGCACGGCGACGGCGAGGTGGGGAAGGCGATCGTCGACCATCCGGAGATCCCGCTCCTCTCGTTCACGGGCTCGACGGAGACGGGAAGCAAGGTCGGCGAGACCGCCGGCCGCATGCACAAGCGCCTCTCGCTGGAGATGGGCGGCAAGAACGCGCAGATCGTGCTCGACGACGCGAAGCTCGACCTCGCGCTCGACGGCGTCCTCTGGGGCGCCTTCGGCACGACGGGCCAGCGCTGCACCGCGACGAGCCGCCTGATCCTGCAGGACGGGATCCACGACCAGTTCCTCGCCAAGCTCAAGGAGCGCGCGAGCCAGCTGAAGCTCGGTGACGGCCGCAAGGCGGGGACCGACGTCGGCCCGGTGATCCACGCCGACTCGATCTCGAAGATCGAGCGCTACGTGGAGATCGGCCTGAGCGAAGGCGCCGAGCTCGTGATGGGCGGCCAGCGCGCGCACGGCGCGGGCCTGGAGAAGGGCTTCTTCTTCCAGCCGACGATCTTCGCCGGCGTGAAGGCGGGGATGCGCATCGAGCAGGAGGAGATCTTCGGCCCGGTCCTGAGCGTCATCCGCGTGAAGGATGCGGACGAGGCGTTCAAGGTGAACAACGGCGTGAAGTACGGCCTCTCGTCGTCGCTCTACACGCAGGACGTGAACCTCGCCTTCCGCGCCATCAACGAGCTCGACAACGGCATCACCTACATCAACGCCCCGACCATCGGCGCCGAGGCGCACCTGCCGTTCGGCGGCGTGAAGCAGACCGGCAACGGCCACCGCGAGGGCGGATGGGAGGTCTACGAGTTCTACTCGGAGACGAAGGTGGCGTACCTCGATTACAGCGGTAGCCTGCAGCGGGCCCAGATCGACAACTACTGA